From Streptomyces sp. CMB-StM0423, a single genomic window includes:
- a CDS encoding arsenic resistance protein: protein MERHQVAVYLGALVVGGVVGWVAPDAGPGLEHAINPVLAALLYVTFLQVPAAQLLRSLRSGRFLAAALVVNFAVVPLVVAAMFAFLPDEQAIRMGVLLVLLTPCIDYVIVFSGLAGGSSRQLLAATPLLLIAQMVLLPGYLYLFMGSDLADIVEAGPFVEAFVVLIAIPLTLAWLTQAWAARRPAGQKTADAAGTAMVPLMAATLATVVASQVPEVDDSAGDVARVVPFYVLFLAVMAFAGLGVARLFRLDVPAGRAIVFTGATRNSLVVLPLALALPDRLAAAAVVVVTQTLVEVVGMVIYVRLIPRLLPDPVRARA, encoded by the coding sequence ATGGAGCGGCATCAGGTCGCCGTCTACCTCGGGGCCCTCGTCGTCGGCGGCGTCGTCGGGTGGGTCGCGCCCGATGCCGGGCCCGGTCTTGAGCACGCCATCAACCCCGTGCTCGCCGCCCTCCTCTACGTGACCTTCCTCCAGGTGCCCGCCGCCCAACTGCTCCGCTCCCTGCGCTCCGGCCGGTTCCTCGCCGCCGCTCTCGTCGTCAACTTCGCCGTCGTCCCGCTCGTCGTGGCCGCGATGTTCGCCTTCCTCCCCGACGAGCAGGCCATCCGCATGGGCGTCCTGCTCGTCCTCCTCACCCCCTGCATCGACTACGTCATCGTCTTCAGCGGCCTCGCCGGCGGCAGCAGCCGCCAGCTCCTCGCCGCCACGCCCCTCCTCCTGATCGCGCAGATGGTGCTGCTGCCCGGTTACCTGTACCTCTTCATGGGCTCCGACCTCGCCGACATCGTCGAGGCGGGCCCCTTCGTCGAAGCGTTCGTCGTCCTCATCGCCATCCCGCTCACCCTCGCCTGGCTCACCCAGGCGTGGGCCGCCCGCCGCCCCGCCGGGCAGAAGACCGCCGACGCGGCGGGCACCGCGATGGTGCCGCTGATGGCCGCGACCCTCGCCACCGTCGTCGCCTCCCAGGTGCCCGAGGTCGACGACAGCGCCGGCGACGTGGCCCGCGTGGTGCCGTTCTACGTGCTCTTCCTCGCCGTGATGGCCTTCGCAGGACTCGGCGTCGCCCGGCTGTTCCGCCTCGACGTCCCCGCCGGCCGCGCAATCGTCTTCACCGGCGCCACCCGCAACTCCCTCGTCGTCCTCCCTCTCGCCCTCGCGCTGCCCGACCGGCTGGCCGCCGCCGCGGTGGTGGTCGTCACCCAGACCCTGGTCGAGGTGGTCGGCATGGTGATCTACGTACGCCTCATCCCTCGGCTGCTGCCGGATCCCGTACGCGCACGAGCCTGA
- a CDS encoding NfeD family protein produces MPWIVWLLAAAALGAAEFFTMTLVFGLLAGAAMVAAVVAGVGVGALGQFVALGATAAAGLVVVRPVALKHMAQTPLTRDGSDALLGKRAEVVQEVTATRGLIKLSGEEWSARALDETAVIPVGALVEVMEIEGATAVVYPRELLP; encoded by the coding sequence ATGCCGTGGATCGTCTGGCTGCTCGCCGCCGCGGCGCTCGGTGCCGCCGAGTTCTTCACGATGACCCTGGTCTTCGGACTGCTCGCCGGCGCCGCGATGGTCGCCGCCGTGGTGGCCGGGGTGGGCGTCGGTGCGCTGGGGCAGTTCGTGGCCCTCGGGGCGACGGCGGCAGCGGGGCTCGTCGTCGTACGTCCCGTCGCGCTGAAGCACATGGCGCAGACCCCGCTGACCCGCGACGGCAGCGACGCGCTGCTCGGCAAGCGGGCCGAGGTCGTACAGGAGGTCACCGCGACCCGGGGGCTGATCAAGCTCTCCGGCGAGGAGTGGTCGGCCCGCGCGCTGGACGAGACGGCGGTGATTCCGGTGGGGGCGCTGGTGGAGGTCATGGAGATCGAAGGCGCGACGGCCGTCGTCTATCCCCGCGAACTCCTTCCCTGA
- a CDS encoding SPFH domain-containing protein, with amino-acid sequence MDPVVIPMLLAALVVVFLVSSSVRVVPQARRYNIERFGRYRRTLQPGLNFVLPVADRVNTKLDVREQVYSSDPRPVITEDNLVVNIDTVLYYQITDPRKAAYEVSDYLQAIDQLTVTTLRNVIGGMDLEETLTSREEINARLRSVLDDATGKWGIRVNRVEIKAIDPPHSIKEAMEKQMRAERDKRAAILHAEGERQAKILTAEGTKQKDILEAQGAQQAMILRADGEAQAVERVFQAVHRNNADPKILAYKYLETLPHLAKSDNNTFWVIPGELTEAVRTVTTAFGDKSAPGVPQAVQANEGATAATGDAQPPALDKAGAPELAAAPKPALDAVAAAVEAAKGADAAVGEARAEAGAAGSPQPQKANKAKPDDE; translated from the coding sequence GTGGACCCGGTTGTCATCCCGATGCTCCTGGCGGCGCTGGTCGTCGTCTTTCTCGTGTCGAGCAGCGTGCGGGTCGTCCCGCAGGCCCGCCGCTACAACATCGAGCGCTTCGGCCGCTACCGCCGTACGCTCCAGCCCGGCCTGAACTTCGTCCTGCCGGTGGCGGACCGCGTCAACACCAAGCTGGACGTACGCGAGCAGGTGTACTCGTCCGATCCCCGGCCGGTGATCACCGAGGACAACCTCGTCGTCAACATCGACACCGTGCTCTACTACCAGATCACCGATCCGCGGAAGGCCGCGTACGAGGTCTCCGACTACCTCCAGGCGATCGACCAGCTCACCGTCACCACCCTGCGCAACGTGATCGGCGGCATGGACCTGGAGGAGACCCTCACCTCCCGCGAGGAGATCAACGCCCGGCTCCGCTCCGTCCTCGACGACGCCACCGGCAAGTGGGGCATCCGCGTCAACCGGGTCGAGATCAAGGCCATCGACCCGCCGCACAGCATCAAGGAGGCGATGGAGAAGCAGATGCGCGCCGAGCGCGACAAGCGCGCCGCGATCCTGCACGCCGAGGGCGAGCGGCAGGCGAAGATCCTGACCGCCGAGGGCACGAAGCAGAAGGACATCCTGGAGGCGCAGGGCGCGCAGCAGGCCATGATCCTGCGGGCGGACGGCGAGGCGCAGGCGGTGGAGCGGGTGTTCCAGGCCGTCCACCGCAACAACGCCGACCCGAAGATCCTGGCGTACAAGTACCTGGAGACGCTGCCGCACCTGGCGAAGAGCGACAACAACACGTTCTGGGTGATCCCCGGCGAGCTGACCGAGGCGGTACGCACCGTCACCACCGCCTTCGGCGACAAGTCGGCGCCGGGCGTCCCCCAGGCCGTACAGGCGAACGAGGGGGCGACGGCGGCGACGGGAGACGCACAGCCGCCGGCGCTGGACAAGGCCGGGGCGCCCGAGCTGGCCGCCGCGCCCAAGCCCGCGCTCGACGCGGTGGCGGCGGCGGTGGAGGCCGCGAAGGGGGCGGACGCGGCGGTGGGCGAGGCCAGGGCGGAGGCAGGGGCGGCGGGTTCGCCGCAGCCGCAGAAGGCGAACAAGGCGAAGCCGGACGACGAGTAG
- a CDS encoding ABC transporter ATP-binding protein, with protein MNDDSVRGGTRGEIRAETRAETPGESGLDARLVVERGAFRLDVALTARPGDVLALLGPNGAGKTTALRALAGLLPLTDGHLRLDAAELDRTPPEDRPVGVVFQDYLLFPHLSALDNVAFGPRCHGATKAGARAEAAAWLARMDLSEHAAAKPRRLSGGQAQRVALARALATRPRLLLLDEPLAALDARTRLDVRAQLRRHLAGFEAVAVLVTHDPLDAMVLADRLVVIEDGRIVQQGAPTDIARHPRTDYIAHLVGLNLYRGRARGHSVDLDEGPAITTADDLTGPVFVAFPPSAVTLHRDRPTGSSARNLWRCAVAGLETHADQIRAELTGELPLAADLTTTAAAELDLHPGAEVWAAVKATQTHAYPA; from the coding sequence ATGAACGACGATTCGGTACGAGGAGGGACGCGCGGGGAGATCCGCGCGGAGACACGCGCGGAGACGCCCGGCGAGAGCGGGCTCGACGCCCGGCTCGTGGTCGAGCGCGGCGCCTTCCGGCTCGACGTGGCGCTCACCGCGCGCCCCGGCGACGTCCTCGCCCTCCTCGGCCCCAACGGCGCCGGCAAGACCACCGCCCTGCGCGCCCTCGCGGGCCTCCTCCCGCTCACCGACGGGCATCTGCGCCTCGACGCCGCCGAGTTGGACCGTACGCCGCCGGAGGACCGCCCGGTCGGGGTCGTCTTCCAGGACTACCTGCTCTTCCCGCACCTCAGCGCCCTGGACAACGTCGCCTTCGGGCCGCGCTGCCACGGCGCCACCAAGGCCGGGGCCCGCGCCGAGGCCGCCGCCTGGCTGGCGCGGATGGACCTTTCCGAGCACGCCGCCGCCAAGCCCCGGCGGCTCTCCGGCGGCCAGGCCCAGCGCGTCGCCCTCGCCCGCGCCCTGGCCACCCGCCCCCGGCTGCTGCTCCTGGACGAACCGCTGGCCGCGCTCGACGCCCGTACCCGCCTGGACGTCCGCGCCCAGCTCCGCCGCCACCTCGCCGGCTTCGAGGCCGTCGCCGTGCTGGTCACCCACGATCCGCTGGACGCGATGGTGCTGGCGGACCGCCTCGTGGTCATCGAGGACGGCCGTATCGTGCAGCAGGGCGCCCCCACGGACATCGCCCGCCACCCGCGTACCGACTACATCGCCCACCTCGTGGGCCTCAACCTCTACCGGGGGCGGGCCCGCGGCCACTCCGTCGACCTCGACGAAGGACCCGCGATCACCACGGCGGACGACCTCACCGGGCCGGTCTTCGTCGCCTTCCCACCCAGTGCCGTGACCCTGCACCGGGACCGGCCGACCGGCTCCAGCGCCCGCAACCTCTGGCGCTGCGCGGTCGCGGGACTCGAAACCCACGCCGACCAGATCCGCGCCGAACTCACCGGCGAACTCCCCCTGGCCGCCGACCTGACCACCACCGCGGCCGCCGAACTCGACCTGCACCCGGGCGCCGAGGTCTGGGCGGCGGTGAAGGCGACCCAGACACACGCGTACCCGGCCTGA
- a CDS encoding ABC transporter permease, producing the protein MTLPSAADKGEAADTLAGGPAPLRRRGVRSRPRSRSRPPGRGGAPLPLLVPALLGLAFLVLPLLALLLRAPWSSMPELLTSTEVWQALRLSLVCATAATALSLVIGVPLAWLLARVEFPGRGLVRALVTLPLVLPPVVGGVALLMALGRNGVVGRWLDDWFGVTLPFTTAGVVVAEAFVAMPFLVIAVEGTLRAADPRYEEAATTLGASRFTAFRRVTLPLVAPGIAAGAVLAWARALGEFGATITFAGNFPGRTQTMPLSVYLALQSDPEAAIALSLVLLAVSVAVLAGLRDRWMTSA; encoded by the coding sequence GTGACGCTCCCCTCCGCCGCGGACAAGGGCGAGGCGGCGGACACCCTGGCCGGTGGCCCCGCCCCGCTCCGCCGGCGCGGTGTGCGGTCCCGGCCGCGGTCCCGGTCCCGCCCGCCCGGCCGCGGCGGGGCGCCGCTGCCGCTGCTCGTACCGGCGCTGCTCGGTCTCGCGTTCCTGGTCCTGCCGCTCCTCGCCCTGCTGCTCCGCGCCCCGTGGAGCAGCATGCCGGAGCTGCTCACCAGCACCGAGGTGTGGCAGGCGCTGCGGCTCTCGCTGGTCTGCGCGACGGCGGCGACGGCGCTGAGCCTGGTCATCGGGGTGCCGCTGGCGTGGCTGCTGGCGCGGGTGGAGTTCCCGGGGCGCGGGCTCGTCCGGGCGCTGGTGACGCTGCCGTTGGTGCTGCCGCCGGTGGTCGGCGGCGTGGCGCTGCTGATGGCGCTGGGGCGCAACGGGGTCGTGGGGCGGTGGCTGGACGACTGGTTCGGGGTCACGCTGCCGTTCACGACCGCGGGGGTGGTGGTCGCGGAGGCGTTCGTGGCGATGCCGTTCCTCGTCATCGCCGTCGAGGGCACGCTACGGGCCGCGGACCCACGCTACGAGGAGGCCGCCACCACGCTCGGCGCCTCCCGCTTCACGGCGTTCCGCCGCGTCACCCTGCCGCTGGTCGCGCCGGGCATCGCGGCCGGTGCGGTGCTGGCGTGGGCGCGGGCGCTGGGCGAGTTCGGCGCCACGATCACGTTCGCGGGCAACTTCCCGGGGCGTACGCAGACGATGCCGCTGTCCGTCTATCTCGCGCTGCAGAGCGATCCGGAGGCGGCGATCGCGCTGAGCCTGGTGCTGCTCGCGGTGTCGGTGGCGGTGCTCGCGGGGCTACGGGACCGGTGGATGACCTCGGCATGA
- the modA gene encoding molybdate ABC transporter substrate-binding protein translates to MTRSARRTGGYRPTLRIAGAGAAALLALTACSDSDSGSDSGKDDESASGELSGEVTVFAAASLTESFEKLGAQFEKDHPGTKVTFSFGGSDALAASITGGAPADVFASASPTTMEIVTDADAAAGTPETFVRNQLEIATLPGNPDGIASLKDLTDSGLKVVLCDGTVPCGSAAQKALDASALKLTPVSYEEDVKSALNKVVLKEADAAVVYKTDVQAAGDTVEGVDFPESADAINDYPITLLKEAPNAAAAEAFVELVQSAEGQKVLTGAGFLKP, encoded by the coding sequence ATGACCCGTTCCGCACGCCGGACCGGCGGCTACCGCCCCACCCTCCGCATAGCCGGCGCGGGCGCCGCCGCCCTGCTGGCGCTGACCGCCTGCTCCGACTCGGACTCGGGCTCGGACTCCGGGAAGGACGACGAGTCCGCGTCCGGTGAGCTGTCCGGCGAGGTCACCGTCTTCGCCGCCGCCTCCCTCACCGAGAGCTTCGAGAAGCTCGGCGCGCAGTTCGAGAAGGACCACCCCGGTACGAAGGTGACGTTCAGCTTCGGCGGCAGCGACGCCCTGGCGGCGAGCATCACCGGCGGCGCCCCCGCCGACGTCTTCGCCTCTGCCAGCCCCACGACGATGGAGATCGTCACGGACGCGGACGCCGCGGCCGGCACCCCCGAGACCTTCGTGCGCAACCAACTGGAGATCGCCACCCTGCCCGGCAACCCGGACGGGATCGCCTCGCTGAAGGACCTCACCGACTCGGGCCTGAAGGTCGTGCTCTGCGACGGGACCGTGCCCTGCGGGTCGGCCGCGCAGAAGGCCCTGGACGCCAGCGCGCTGAAGCTCACCCCCGTGTCGTACGAGGAGGACGTCAAGTCCGCCCTCAACAAGGTGGTGCTGAAGGAGGCCGACGCCGCCGTCGTCTACAAGACCGACGTTCAGGCTGCCGGCGACACGGTGGAGGGCGTGGACTTCCCCGAGTCCGCCGACGCGATCAACGACTACCCGATCACGCTCCTCAAGGAGGCGCCGAACGCCGCCGCGGCCGAGGCGTTCGTCGAGTTGGTGCAGTCGGCCGAGGGGCAGAAGGTGCTGACCGGGGCCGGGTTCCTCAAGCCGTGA
- a CDS encoding TOBE domain-containing protein, whose amino-acid sequence MHTYRMGDAAALLGVSADTVRRLVDAGKLTAERDDAGRRIIPGAALAAYAREMHRAERESTGSSARNRFAGIVTDVHMGDVSAQVEIQAGPFRVVSMVSRESAEELELAPGVPAVAVIKSTNVVVERP is encoded by the coding sequence ATGCACACGTACCGGATGGGAGATGCCGCCGCCCTGCTCGGTGTCAGCGCCGACACCGTCAGGCGGCTGGTCGACGCCGGAAAGCTGACCGCCGAGCGCGACGACGCGGGGCGCAGGATCATCCCCGGGGCGGCGCTCGCGGCGTACGCCAGGGAGATGCACAGGGCGGAGCGGGAGTCCACCGGGTCGTCCGCGCGCAACCGCTTCGCCGGGATCGTCACCGACGTGCACATGGGGGACGTCTCGGCGCAGGTGGAGATCCAGGCGGGGCCTTTCCGGGTGGTGTCCATGGTCAGCCGGGAGTCGGCCGAGGAGCTGGAGCTGGCGCCGGGCGTTCCGGCGGTGGCAGTGATCAAGTCGACCAACGTGGTCGTCGAGAGACCGTAG
- a CDS encoding substrate-binding domain-containing protein, protein MGERVEQWIAILSLAFPVVAFLWEFAVIGRKRLGYRVQMDTLAADAANKPYAGVLGDMQHDGHHLKDPSFVLLRIENAGSTKIVSEDYLADPVDHHGIKVTFRDRRVTAVVLTDPSDEVLRDFFFEVRTEGDTVREVVAKPGFRRHNNETDRTGTIQLPKVTLPRGSEYKVLVVLERWPDDNGTDRFPPPIVQGTDGLDRWYDPLVRFLRLRATRTESHVFASRPAWWAIWILIAAVVVQASFTLFLRDDQRPPLGCVDGTLHLHGSTAFAPAVRAAAEDYLARCEGADVSIPLEDDTFRGSTDGVTDLDAAGADAKIPVGKGLGDHLAFTDGLASAGHPRLIPRPVAFSVFTLVVNKDAGVENLTLDQIRDVFAGRVRNWSELGGDDVPVHLVNREPGSGTRSTLVEKVLNGKEPPQFTETDCAALEARRYGRCEVSSTDTMLAATADRAGAVGYSEAAGVDGHRAAGELVKLRIDGREPTAAGVEDANYPYWQTEFAYTYGEPPAGSIAAAFLNFLTQQTGRDILRDQGHGLCSEARNTGECRPV, encoded by the coding sequence GTGGGCGAACGGGTCGAGCAGTGGATCGCGATTCTCAGTCTCGCGTTTCCCGTGGTGGCGTTCCTGTGGGAGTTCGCCGTCATCGGCCGGAAGCGGCTCGGGTACCGGGTGCAGATGGACACCCTGGCCGCCGATGCGGCCAACAAGCCGTATGCCGGGGTGCTGGGGGACATGCAGCACGACGGGCACCACCTCAAGGATCCCTCGTTCGTCCTGCTGCGGATCGAGAACGCCGGGTCGACGAAGATCGTGTCCGAGGACTATCTCGCCGATCCGGTGGACCACCACGGCATCAAGGTCACCTTCCGGGACCGGCGGGTCACGGCCGTGGTGCTCACCGACCCGAGCGACGAGGTGCTGCGCGACTTCTTCTTCGAGGTACGGACCGAGGGCGACACCGTGCGCGAGGTCGTCGCCAAGCCGGGGTTCCGGCGGCACAACAACGAGACGGACCGTACGGGCACCATCCAACTGCCCAAGGTGACGCTGCCGCGCGGGTCCGAGTACAAGGTGCTCGTCGTGCTGGAGCGGTGGCCCGACGACAACGGGACCGACCGGTTTCCGCCGCCCATCGTGCAGGGGACCGACGGGCTCGACCGGTGGTACGACCCGCTGGTGCGGTTCCTGCGGCTGCGGGCGACCAGGACCGAGAGCCACGTCTTCGCCTCGCGGCCCGCGTGGTGGGCCATCTGGATCCTGATCGCGGCGGTCGTCGTGCAGGCGTCCTTCACACTCTTCCTCCGCGACGACCAACGCCCCCCGCTGGGCTGCGTCGACGGCACGCTGCACCTGCACGGCTCCACCGCCTTCGCGCCCGCCGTACGGGCCGCCGCGGAGGACTACCTGGCCCGCTGCGAGGGGGCGGACGTGTCGATTCCGCTGGAGGACGACACCTTCCGGGGCAGTACGGACGGCGTGACCGACCTGGACGCGGCCGGTGCGGACGCGAAGATCCCGGTCGGCAAGGGGCTCGGCGACCACCTCGCCTTCACCGACGGCCTCGCCTCCGCGGGCCATCCCCGGCTGATACCGCGGCCGGTCGCCTTCTCCGTCTTCACCCTCGTCGTCAACAAGGACGCGGGCGTGGAGAACCTGACGCTCGATCAGATACGGGACGTCTTCGCCGGCCGGGTCAGGAACTGGTCGGAACTCGGCGGCGACGACGTCCCCGTCCACCTCGTCAACCGCGAACCCGGCTCCGGCACCCGCAGCACCCTCGTCGAGAAGGTGCTGAACGGCAAGGAACCGCCGCAGTTCACGGAGACCGACTGCGCCGCGCTGGAGGCGCGGCGGTACGGGCGCTGCGAGGTCAGCAGTACGGACACGATGCTGGCCGCCACCGCCGACAGGGCCGGTGCGGTCGGCTACAGCGAGGCCGCAGGCGTGGACGGCCACCGGGCGGCCGGCGAGCTGGTCAAGCTGAGGATCGACGGCAGGGAGCCGACCGCGGCGGGGGTCGAGGACGCCAACTACCCGTACTGGCAGACGGAGTTCGCGTACACCTACGGCGAGCCCCCGGCCGGCTCGATCGCCGCGGCCTTCCTCAACTTCCTCACCCAGCAGACCGGCCGCGACATCCTCCGCGACCAGGGCCACGGCCTGTGCTCCGAGGCCCGGAACACCGGGGAGTGCCGCCCGGTGTGA
- a CDS encoding SDR family oxidoreductase — MLLNGKTALVTGGSRGIGRAIVTRLARDGARVVFTYKENETAAAEVVREVPGTAAVRADQEQPDALADAFAPVRDGLDILVNNAAVNPRLPLAELTAAEFDRVLAANARFGALAMREAAALMPDGGRIVNISTLNTVVPAPGHALYCASKAVLEQFTQVAARELGPRGITVNTVSPGATETALLRATNPPEALTRTAAMTALQRLGHPEDIAAVVSFLTGPDAAWITGQNLRATGGLLI, encoded by the coding sequence ATGCTGCTGAACGGTAAGACGGCGCTGGTGACGGGCGGTTCGCGGGGCATCGGCCGGGCGATCGTGACCCGGCTGGCGCGCGACGGCGCGCGGGTGGTCTTCACGTACAAGGAGAACGAGACGGCGGCGGCGGAGGTCGTACGCGAGGTCCCGGGCACGGCGGCGGTCCGCGCGGACCAGGAGCAACCGGACGCCCTCGCCGACGCCTTCGCCCCGGTCCGCGACGGCCTCGACATCCTGGTCAACAACGCGGCGGTCAACCCGCGGCTGCCGCTGGCGGAGCTGACGGCGGCGGAGTTCGACCGGGTGCTGGCGGCGAACGCGAGGTTCGGCGCCCTGGCGATGCGCGAGGCGGCGGCCCTGATGCCGGACGGCGGCCGGATCGTCAACATCTCCACCCTCAACACGGTGGTCCCGGCCCCGGGCCATGCGCTGTACTGCGCGAGCAAGGCGGTGCTGGAGCAGTTCACCCAGGTCGCCGCCCGGGAACTGGGCCCCCGTGGCATCACGGTCAACACCGTCTCCCCCGGCGCCACGGAGACAGCCCTCCTCCGCGCCACCAACCCCCCGGAAGCCCTTACCCGGACCGCGGCCATGACCGCCCTCCAGCGCCTGGGCCACCCGGAGGACATCGCCGCGGTGGTCTCGTTCCTGACGGGCCCGGACGCCGCCTGGATCACCGGCCAGAACCTCCGCGCCACGGGCGGCCTGCTGATCTGA
- a CDS encoding helix-turn-helix transcriptional regulator, protein MVVNVNVHSIPAQAQPAPCESVVGTPPPRLAPYVVGCSAFRAGGGTPVRHRLLPVNATVLVIDVTGADRLVTGARSAYGIHTTQRWREGVTVGLTPAGTAALLGVPAREFVGETVELADVLGRRREEELAERLAEAGPGRLDVLEETMGTWLEAGTGSPATTLVAAAWHRLQRQGRRIPVPALAARLGVSRRYLELAFRREVGMPPGRVARIARLQHAVGRLAGPAHDLAAIAATCGYADQPHFTRDVRELTGLTPTALCANLQYREPAAG, encoded by the coding sequence GTGGTGGTGAACGTGAACGTGCACTCCATCCCGGCGCAGGCGCAGCCCGCCCCGTGTGAGTCGGTGGTCGGCACGCCCCCGCCCCGGCTGGCGCCGTACGTCGTCGGCTGCTCGGCGTTCCGCGCGGGCGGCGGTACGCCCGTACGCCACCGGCTGCTGCCGGTCAACGCCACGGTCCTCGTCATCGACGTCACGGGCGCCGACCGCCTCGTCACCGGCGCCCGCTCCGCGTACGGCATCCACACCACGCAGCGGTGGCGCGAGGGCGTCACCGTCGGCCTCACCCCGGCGGGCACGGCGGCGCTGCTGGGGGTGCCGGCGCGGGAGTTCGTGGGCGAGACGGTGGAGCTGGCGGACGTGCTGGGGCGGCGGCGGGAGGAGGAACTGGCGGAGCGGCTGGCGGAGGCGGGGCCCGGCAGGCTGGACGTACTGGAGGAGACGATGGGGACCTGGCTGGAGGCGGGGACCGGCAGTCCGGCCACCACCCTCGTCGCCGCGGCCTGGCACCGGCTCCAGCGCCAGGGCCGCCGGATCCCCGTCCCGGCGCTGGCGGCCCGGCTGGGCGTCAGCCGCCGCTACCTGGAGCTGGCCTTCCGGCGCGAGGTCGGCATGCCGCCGGGCCGGGTGGCCCGCATCGCCCGCCTCCAGCACGCGGTCGGCCGGCTGGCCGGCCCGGCGCACGACCTCGCTGCCATCGCCGCCACCTGCGGCTACGCCGACCAGCCGCACTTCACCCGGGACGTACGGGAGTTGACTGGCCTGACGCCCACCGCGCTGTGCGCAAACCTTCAATACCGGGAGCCGGCCGCCGGATAG